Genomic window (Natronospira proteinivora):
TTGAGGGGGTGATCGGCCATGCCCTGATTGCCATGGCGACGGGCGATCTCGCCGGACAGGCGGGCGCCGATGGAACGGTTGAAGTTCTCGATGGGGTAATGGAATTCACCGCCGGCGTTGGCATCGATGGAGGGCAGGGTCTCGGCCAGCATCTGTTCGGCCAACTCGCCCTTGTCCCAGGGTTCGTTGCGGGGCTGCTGGGCAGCCCGGGGCCGGGTGGTCGCCAAGCCGCCGTCCGACAGCAGGGCGGAGATATCCAGGCCCTGCTGACGCTCGGTCTGGGCTTCCACCGCCTCCAGGTACTCCGGATGGCCGATCAGCTCGTCCAGGCTGCGCACGCCCATGGCCGCCATCCAGTGGCGGACCTCTTCGGCAATAAAGGTGAAGTAATTCACCACCCGCTCCGGGGTGCCCCGGAAGGCATCCCGCAGGCGTTCATCCTGGGTGGCCACCCCGGTGGTGCAATTATTCAGATGACAGACCCGCAGATAGGTACAGCCCATGGCGACCATGGGCGCGGTGCCGAAACCATAGCTCTCGGCCCCCAGGCAGGCGGCCTTGATCACGTCCAGGCCGGTCTTGAAGCCGCCATCAGCCTGCAAGCGGACCCGGCCGCGCAGGTCATTGCCGCGCAGGGTCTGCTGGACTTCGGCCATGCCCATTTCCCAGGGCCCGCCGCAGTACTTCACCGAGGTCAGGGGGCTGGCGCCGGTGCCGCCGTCATAGCCGGCAATGGTGATGAAATCGGCATAGGCCTTGGCCACACCGGCGGCAATGGTCCCCACCCCGGGGGCGGCCACCAGCTTCACCGAGACCTGGGCCTCGGGATTGACCTGCTTGAGGTCGAAGATCAGCTGGGCCAGATCCTCGATGGAGTAAATATCGTGGTGAGGCGGCGGTGAAATCAGAGCCACCCCGGGCCGGGCGTAGCGCAGCCGGGCAATCAGCTGGTTCACCTTGTGGCCGGGCAGCTGGCCGCCTTCGCCGGGCTTGGCCCCCTGGGCCATCTTGATCTGGAGCACCTCGGCATTGACCAGGTATTCCGCCGTGACCCCGAAGCGGCCGGAGGCGATCTGCTTGATCTTGGAGATGCGCTCATCCTTGAAGCGGGCCACATCCTCGCCCCCCTCGCCGGAATTGGAGCGGGCGCCAATGCGGTTCATGGCAATGGCCAGGGCCTCGTGGGCCTCCGGGGACAAGGCCCCCAGGGACATGGCCGCGGTATCGAAACGCGGCAGGATGTTCTCAATGGGTTCGACTTCCGACAGGGGAATGGGCTCAGGCGCGGTCTTGGGCCGCATGAGATCCCGCAACACCATGGCCGGGCGCTCGTTGACCAGTTGCTGGAAGGTCGTCCAGTCCTCCCATTGGCCGCTGATCACGGCCCGTTGCAGGGCATGGACCACATTGGGGTTCCAGGCGTGGTATTCGCCGTCGTGGATCCACTTGAGCAGCCCACCCTGGTCCCGCAGGGCCCGGCTGTCCCAGGCCCGTTTGGCCAGGGCGCGCTGATCCGCGTCCAGGTCCTTGAAACCGGCCCCGCCGATGCGGCTGGTGGTGCCGGCAAAGCAGGTCTCGACCACGTCATCATCGAGGCCGACGATCTCGAACAGGGCCGCCCCGCGATAACTGGCGATGGTGGAAATCCCCATCTTGGAGAGGATCTTGAACAGACCCTTGCGGATGCCGCGGCGAAAGGCCCGACCCGGCTCCCGCCGTTGGCTGGGGTCGATCTCTCCCTGGCGGACCATATCGGCGATCACTTCATAGGCCAGCCAGGGGTGAATGGCGGTGGCCCCGTAGCCGATCAGGCAGGCGAAATGATGGGGGTCTCGGGCGGTGGCCGTCTCCACCACCAGATTGACCGAGGCCCGCAGACCGGTTTCCACCAATCGACGATTGACCGCGCCGGTGGCCAACAGGGCATGAACGGGCAGGGATTCGGGCCCGAACTGCCGGTCGGAGAGGGTAATGACCCGAACCCCTTCCCGGGCGGCGGCTTCGGCTTCATCCGCCAGCTGCGCCACGGCCGCTTTCTGGCCCAAGCCGGGTTCCCGGTTCAGGGACAGGGTTATCTGGGGCCAGCGCTCGGCATCCAGGTTCTGGATCAGTTCGAACTTGCGGGTGGAGAGAATAGGCGAGCCCATCAACACCCGTTCGCCCAGCTTGGGGCCGGGCTCGAAGGGATTGAGCTCCGGGCCCAGGCGGGTTTCCAACGACATCACCAAGCGTTCCCGCAGGGGATCGATGGGCGGATTGGTCACCTGGGCGAACTGTTGCCGGAAGCCGTCATACAGGGACCGGGTCCGCCGGGAGAGCATGGGCAGGGGGGTATCATCCCCCATGGAGCCCACCGCCTCGGCCTCGTGCAAAGCCAATGGGCGCAGGATATGGTCCCGCTCCTCAAAGCTCAGGCCAAACAGCTTCTCGGCCCGGTTCAGGGACTCCCCTTCCAGGGGCTCGGCACTGAGCTTTTCGTCCACCAGGACCGAACCGATCCAGGTGGTGCCGTCCCGCAACCATTGACGGGCCGGATAGCGGGCGGCGATTTCCTCGTCCAGTTCCCGGGGGTAGATCAAGCGCCCCTCCCGGGTGTCCACGGCAATCATCTGGCCGGGGCCCAGGCGCCCCTTTTCCACGATCTCACCGGGGGCGGCATCCAGCACACCGGCCTCGGAGGCCAGCATGATGATGTCCTTGTCGGTGCGGCAGTAGCGGGCCGGACGCAGGCCGTTGCGATCCAGGGCGCAGGCGGCATAGCGGCCGTCACTGAGCACCACGCCCGCGGGACCGTCCCAGGCTTCCAGATGCATGCCCACCATCTCGAAAAAGGCGCGCACATCAGCGGAGCGGGTCTCATCGTTCTGCCAGGCCGGGGGAATCAGGATCCGCATGGCCAGGGGCAGGTCCATGCCGCCGGCGATCAACACTTCCAACAGATTATCCAAACTCTCCGAATCCGAGCCATCCATTTTCACGAAGGGGGCCATATCCGCCCAGCCTTCGATGGCCTCTCCATTCTCCCCCTGGGGGATCCAGCTTGTTTCCCGGGCCTTGGCCCAGGCGCGGTTGCCGGAAATGGTGTTGATCTCCCCATTGTGGGCGAGATAACGAAAGGGCTGGGCCAGGCGCCACTGGGGCAGGGTGTTGGTGGAGAAGCGCTGGTGAAAGACCACCGAGGCGGTGGCCAGCTCGGGATGGGCCAGATCCGGATACAGCACCGGCAGATACTCGGGCATCACCAGGCCCTTGTAGCTCAGGGTGTCCGGGGACAGGCTGGGGATGTAGAAATAATCGTCTTCTGCCATCGCCCGCTCGGCGCGGCGGCGGGCAAAGATCAGGCTGAGACGATAGCGGCGATCGCTCATCCCGGCGGGACGATCCACAAAAACCTGCTCGATGCGCGGCTGGCTCTTGGCCGCCTCACGACCCAGGGCCTCGGGGTCGGTGGGCACTTCACGCCAGCCCGCAACATGCAGGCCATGGGCCTGCAAGGCCTGATCCAGGGCAGCACGACCGCTGCCAGGGGCCTGGGGATTGAGAAAGACGCTGCCCACGGCGAAACCGTCCGCCAGCTGCAAACCGGCCTCCCGGGCAACGACAGACAAAAAGGCCTCGGGACGGCGCAGCAGCAGCCCGCAGCCGTCACCGGTTTTGCGGTCAGCCGCCACCGCACCCCGGTGGGTCAGCCGTTCCAGTGCGCGCACGGCGGTACGAACCAGGTTCGCGGAGGCACGCCCCTGCATATCGGCCACCAGGCCGAAACCACAGCTGTCGCGCTCGAACTTGGCCCGGTAGAGGGTATTGCGCATATCCGCCGGCTGTTGGGTCACACCCATTCTCCCCTTGCAAGTGACGACGATCGGCTGGCTGCCGAATAGCCAAACGCCTGTTTGATTCAGCACCTTAGTGTCGGTTCAATCCCGAATGGAAACAAGCCCACAATCAGGGATCGGCTTGGCTGATTGTCGCATGATGCCGGACAAGATCGCCGCCATGTGACCATACGTTCTATGGGGTATCGCAAAGCACGTGGCTTTCCAATAAAGGGATAACAAGCAGGATTTGTTTCAAAACTTGAAATAGACGAACAAGCGACCGTGATTCTTGCTGTCCTTGTCGATGCGATGATAACGCTGTTTGATATCAGGCCGTTCCAGGAACTTGAGGACCCGCTTCTTGAGCTGCCCTGAGCCTTTGCCTGGGATGATCTCCACCACCTTGATTTTCTTCTGCTCGGCTTCCTCGATCACACGGTTCAAGGCCTCGTCGATTTTTTCACCTTTGTTGAAAATGTCGTGCAGGTCCAGTTTCAACTTGGCCATGATCACTGACCTCCTTGCTTTAACCAGCTGGCCGACAGGATTGCTTGGCCCTCTGCCAGTGCAGTATCCAGGTCCTTACGAACCCGGCGCAAGAACTCAATGGGATCCGTTTCATCGCCTGGGCGCACTACGGCCCATCCATTCCGTCCATGGTTCTTGACCTGGTACAGGGCATGATCCGCCAGATCCACAATAGCCTCCC
Coding sequences:
- the gltB gene encoding glutamate synthase large subunit; this translates as MRNTLYRAKFERDSCGFGLVADMQGRASANLVRTAVRALERLTHRGAVAADRKTGDGCGLLLRRPEAFLSVVAREAGLQLADGFAVGSVFLNPQAPGSGRAALDQALQAHGLHVAGWREVPTDPEALGREAAKSQPRIEQVFVDRPAGMSDRRYRLSLIFARRRAERAMAEDDYFYIPSLSPDTLSYKGLVMPEYLPVLYPDLAHPELATASVVFHQRFSTNTLPQWRLAQPFRYLAHNGEINTISGNRAWAKARETSWIPQGENGEAIEGWADMAPFVKMDGSDSESLDNLLEVLIAGGMDLPLAMRILIPPAWQNDETRSADVRAFFEMVGMHLEAWDGPAGVVLSDGRYAACALDRNGLRPARYCRTDKDIIMLASEAGVLDAAPGEIVEKGRLGPGQMIAVDTREGRLIYPRELDEEIAARYPARQWLRDGTTWIGSVLVDEKLSAEPLEGESLNRAEKLFGLSFEERDHILRPLALHEAEAVGSMGDDTPLPMLSRRTRSLYDGFRQQFAQVTNPPIDPLRERLVMSLETRLGPELNPFEPGPKLGERVLMGSPILSTRKFELIQNLDAERWPQITLSLNREPGLGQKAAVAQLADEAEAAAREGVRVITLSDRQFGPESLPVHALLATGAVNRRLVETGLRASVNLVVETATARDPHHFACLIGYGATAIHPWLAYEVIADMVRQGEIDPSQRREPGRAFRRGIRKGLFKILSKMGISTIASYRGAALFEIVGLDDDVVETCFAGTTSRIGGAGFKDLDADQRALAKRAWDSRALRDQGGLLKWIHDGEYHAWNPNVVHALQRAVISGQWEDWTTFQQLVNERPAMVLRDLMRPKTAPEPIPLSEVEPIENILPRFDTAAMSLGALSPEAHEALAIAMNRIGARSNSGEGGEDVARFKDERISKIKQIASGRFGVTAEYLVNAEVLQIKMAQGAKPGEGGQLPGHKVNQLIARLRYARPGVALISPPPHHDIYSIEDLAQLIFDLKQVNPEAQVSVKLVAAPGVGTIAAGVAKAYADFITIAGYDGGTGASPLTSVKYCGGPWEMGMAEVQQTLRGNDLRGRVRLQADGGFKTGLDVIKAACLGAESYGFGTAPMVAMGCTYLRVCHLNNCTTGVATQDERLRDAFRGTPERVVNYFTFIAEEVRHWMAAMGVRSLDELIGHPEYLEAVEAQTERQQGLDISALLSDGGLATTRPRAAQQPRNEPWDKGELAEQMLAETLPSIDANAGGEFHYPIENFNRSIGARLSGEIARRHGNQGMADHPLNIRLEGSAGQSFGVWNVGGLHMDLVGEANDYVGKGMNGGRLVVRPPAESRFRARDSAIIGNTCLYGATGGELFAAGQAGERFAVRNSGATAVIEGCGDHGCEYMTGGVVVVLGETGLNFGAGMTGGFAYVLDEHRYFVDHYNHELIDIHRISLEYLEQHVHYLRELIQQHVELTGSEWGQEILDDFRAWIGKFWLVKPKAEDIESLIDTLSSAA
- a CDS encoding Smr/MutS family protein, giving the protein MAKLKLDLHDIFNKGEKIDEALNRVIEEAEQKKIKVVEIIPGKGSGQLKKRVLKFLERPDIKQRYHRIDKDSKNHGRLFVYFKF